The proteins below come from a single Prochlorococcus marinus str. MIT 9215 genomic window:
- a CDS encoding PRC-barrel domain-containing protein, whose translation MKLPKEILLSELLNYSVKGNMVLNYGNGENVWMHPPVHRILGWYSRPSNFDLKRNVWRLNQITQIIDNEIYVKGDPAISDLATLNRFPTLIEANLINVNGSKIGVIADFLFEMKTGKIKYYLVSRSNPKIPGSSRWKLTIDNINDQQPGLVFCESNSLDDLSLIKSSLKNEFMQKGKKFFDRFDDMKNIASNRLEEWLEEDEDMSENLDFKQKSSYNENRKSIPFSEKKEDDPWI comes from the coding sequence TTGAAATTACCTAAAGAAATTTTATTAAGTGAATTACTAAATTACAGTGTTAAGGGTAATATGGTCCTTAATTACGGAAATGGTGAAAATGTCTGGATGCACCCTCCAGTTCATCGGATTTTAGGATGGTACTCTCGTCCTTCAAATTTTGATTTAAAAAGAAATGTTTGGCGATTAAATCAAATTACTCAAATAATAGATAATGAAATTTATGTCAAAGGTGATCCAGCTATTTCGGATTTAGCAACTTTAAATAGGTTCCCAACTTTAATAGAAGCTAATCTTATAAATGTAAATGGATCAAAAATAGGAGTCATTGCGGATTTTTTATTTGAAATGAAAACGGGAAAAATTAAATATTACTTAGTTTCTAGATCTAATCCTAAGATTCCAGGTTCTAGTAGATGGAAATTAACTATTGATAATATAAATGATCAACAACCGGGATTGGTATTCTGTGAAAGTAATTCTTTAGATGATTTATCTTTAATAAAATCAAGTCTTAAAAATGAATTTATGCAAAAAGGAAAAAAATTCTTTGATAGATTTGATGATATGAAAAATATTGCTTCTAATAGATTAGAGGAATGGCTTGAAGAAGATGAAGATATGAGTGAAAACTTAGATTTTAAACAAAAAAGTTCTTATAATGAAAATAGAAAATCCATCCCGTTTAGTGAAAAAAAAGAAGATGATCCTTGGATATAA
- the purL gene encoding phosphoribosylformylglycinamidine synthase subunit PurL, producing MINQENNDLYDLNEALKVENLTLNDYEEICKRLKRKPNRTELGMFGVMWSEHCCYRNSKPLLSKFPTEGKHVLVGPGENAGVIDVGNNQKLVFKIESHNHPSAIEPFQGAATGVGGILRDIFTMGARPIAVLNSLRFGNLDKSSNVDLLRGVVSGIAHYGNCVGVPTVGGEIDFDDSYSGNPLVNVMALGLLETEEIVCSGAKNVGSPVLYVGNTTGRDGVGGASFASSELTTTSLDDRPAVQVGDPFIEKSLIEACLDAFKTGDVIAAQDMGAAGLTCSSAEMAANGKLGISIDLDLVPSREDDMSSYQYLLSESQERMLFVVKEEKINDLIEKFSKWGLYASVVGEVIGTNEVIISHKGKIVAKIPTSALSDDTPVNFHNVINNPPDDLLKKWEWKENDLPEIHEKNIFSLKENKNFSFSEIILKLLSNPSIASKRWIYKQYDSQVQSNTVFTPGKSDAAVIRLREQNKKNKSKVFSGVAASVDCNSRWVALDPFRGSIAAVAESARNVSCVGAEPVAITNNLNFSSPENEIGYWQLSSSCNGIAEACKALETPVTGGNVSLYNESKNKDNLITPINPTPVIGMVGKLDNVEKAISSEWKNIEDQIWLIGSHKSETKIAASSYLEYFHGEITGRPPKIDLLDEKFCQSFLRNAILKSLVVSSHDISDGGLAIALAESCILSERGATIELEKDLNRVDNLLFAEGGSRIIFTISKMKQNEWFNYLQLNQIKFPSSVYVKKIGYVSSDTLKIKIDEKNICNIRVEELTEKFNNSISDYF from the coding sequence ATGATAAATCAAGAAAATAATGATCTATATGATCTTAATGAAGCACTAAAAGTTGAAAATTTAACACTTAATGATTACGAAGAAATTTGTAAAAGATTAAAGAGAAAACCTAATAGAACGGAATTAGGCATGTTTGGCGTTATGTGGTCTGAACATTGTTGTTATAGAAATTCAAAACCTTTATTATCTAAGTTTCCCACTGAAGGTAAACATGTTTTAGTTGGACCTGGAGAAAATGCTGGCGTTATTGATGTTGGAAATAATCAGAAACTTGTTTTTAAAATAGAAAGTCATAATCATCCTTCTGCTATTGAACCTTTTCAAGGCGCAGCAACAGGTGTAGGAGGAATTTTAAGAGATATATTTACAATGGGTGCAAGGCCAATCGCAGTGTTGAATTCATTAAGATTCGGCAACCTTGATAAATCATCAAATGTTGATTTATTACGAGGAGTTGTATCCGGTATTGCACATTATGGAAATTGTGTAGGTGTGCCGACTGTTGGAGGTGAAATTGACTTCGATGATAGTTATTCTGGTAATCCTTTAGTCAATGTTATGGCTTTAGGACTTTTAGAGACCGAGGAAATCGTTTGTTCTGGAGCTAAAAATGTAGGATCACCAGTGTTATATGTTGGTAATACAACTGGCAGAGATGGTGTTGGTGGTGCTAGTTTTGCGAGTTCAGAATTAACTACAACTTCTTTGGATGATAGACCTGCAGTTCAGGTAGGTGATCCATTTATTGAGAAAAGTCTTATTGAAGCTTGTTTGGATGCTTTCAAGACAGGTGATGTAATTGCAGCTCAAGATATGGGTGCTGCAGGCTTAACATGCAGTAGCGCAGAAATGGCCGCAAATGGAAAATTAGGGATATCTATCGATTTAGATTTGGTTCCTTCTAGAGAAGATGATATGTCTTCTTACCAATATTTATTATCTGAATCTCAAGAAAGAATGCTGTTCGTCGTTAAAGAAGAAAAAATTAATGATCTTATTGAAAAATTTAGTAAATGGGGATTATATGCCAGTGTTGTTGGTGAAGTGATAGGAACTAATGAGGTAATTATTTCTCATAAAGGTAAAATTGTGGCCAAAATACCTACTTCTGCCTTATCTGATGATACTCCTGTAAATTTTCATAATGTGATTAATAATCCACCCGATGATCTTTTAAAGAAATGGGAATGGAAAGAAAATGATTTACCAGAAATTCATGAGAAAAATATATTTTCATTGAAGGAAAATAAGAATTTTTCTTTTTCAGAAATTATTTTAAAACTACTCTCTAATCCATCAATAGCTTCTAAAAGATGGATTTATAAACAATATGACTCTCAAGTACAATCAAATACAGTATTTACACCTGGAAAATCAGATGCAGCCGTAATAAGACTAAGGGAACAAAATAAAAAAAATAAAAGTAAAGTATTTTCTGGTGTCGCTGCTTCAGTTGATTGCAATAGTAGATGGGTTGCACTTGATCCTTTTAGAGGATCTATCGCTGCCGTTGCAGAGTCCGCTAGAAATGTTAGTTGTGTTGGGGCTGAACCAGTAGCAATTACAAATAATTTAAATTTTTCTTCCCCTGAGAATGAAATAGGATATTGGCAACTCTCCTCTTCATGTAATGGAATTGCCGAAGCCTGTAAAGCTTTAGAAACTCCTGTAACAGGAGGTAATGTATCTTTATATAATGAATCTAAAAACAAAGATAATCTAATTACTCCTATCAATCCTACTCCTGTTATTGGCATGGTTGGAAAGTTAGATAATGTCGAAAAAGCTATAAGTAGTGAATGGAAAAATATTGAAGATCAAATTTGGTTAATTGGTTCACATAAATCAGAAACAAAAATTGCAGCAAGTTCTTATCTGGAATATTTTCATGGAGAAATTACAGGTAGGCCTCCAAAAATAGATTTGTTGGATGAAAAGTTTTGTCAGAGTTTTTTAAGAAATGCGATTTTAAAAAGTCTTGTAGTTTCTTCTCACGATATAAGCGATGGAGGTTTAGCTATAGCTTTAGCAGAGTCTTGTATTTTGTCTGAAAGGGGTGCAACTATAGAATTAGAGAAAGATTTAAACAGAGTTGATAATTTATTATTTGCCGAGGGGGGGTCAAGAATTATTTTTACAATAAGTAAAATGAAACAAAATGAATGGTTTAATTATTTACAACTAAATCAAATAAAATTTCCATCAAGTGTATATGTAAAAAAAATAGGATACGTATCTAGTGACACGCTTAAGATAAAAATTGACGAAAAAAATATTTGCAATATTAGGGTTGAGGAATTAACCGAAAAATTTAATAATAGTATTTCAGATTACTTTTAA